One stretch of Nicotiana tabacum cultivar K326 chromosome 18, ASM71507v2, whole genome shotgun sequence DNA includes these proteins:
- the LOC107781586 gene encoding sodium transporter HKT1-like produces the protein MSSLSYFGKKLQHLCSTIFLYLACLCRSTCFLISCLHKSILLRVNKIFVQMFYFIFISLFGFCILRILKPRSVDFTPRNLDLFFTSVSSVTVSSMSTVEMEVFSNSQLILITFLMFIGGEIFTSMVGLHLIRSKFKPWRKDSKIESVISSTTTSPRNSDFNDDIELDIVVIPDSPKPKSENDEFQDDFGSSDKQTLKYQSIKFLGFVTLVYLLVINIIGVSSVLVYLACVSSAKDVLRNKGLKTFTFAIFTVVSTFASCGFVPTNENMMVFSKNSGLLLILIPQVLFGNTLYPACLRLCIKFLGKFSKKREAKYLLKHSREIRHLHLLPSQHSRLLVVTVFGFILIQLIMFCSLEWKSSSLNGLNSYQKIVGSLFQVVNARHTGETIVDISTVSPAILVVFIVMMYLPPYTSFIPVKGVGETPEETVGEKQGRGKVAKNLILSQLSYIFFFIVLICITERKRMKDDPLNFNVLNITLEVVSAYGNVGFTTGYSCDRMINRYTTCKNKTYGFVGKWSDEGKLILIIVMFFGRLKKFNMQGGKAWKLL, from the exons ATGAGTAGCTTATCTTATTTTGGAAAGAAGCTGCAACATCTTTGTAGCACAATATTTTTGTATCTGGCTTGTTTGTGTAGATCAACATGCTTCCTCATTTCTTGCCTCCACAAATCCATTCTTCTCAGAGTGAACAAAATTTTCGTACAAATGTTTTACTTCATTTTCATCTCTCTTTTTGGTTTTTGTATTCTCAGAATCTTGAAGCCAAGGAGTGTTGATTTTACACCTAGGAATTTAGACTTGTTCTTCACTTCTGTTTCTTCGGTAACTGTCTCAAGCATGTCCACTGTAGAAATGGAAGTCTTTTCCAATTCCCAACTCATTCTTATTACATTTTTAATGTTCATAGGTGGTGAAATCTTCACATCTATGGTTGGGCTTCATTTAATTAGGTCCAAGTTCAAGCCATGGAGAAAAGATAGCAAAATTGAGTCAGTAATTAGTAGTACTACCACTTCTCCAAGAAACTCAGATTTTAATGATGATATTGAGTTGGACATTGTTGTAATACCTGACTCCCCAAAACCAAAGTCAGAAAATGATGAATTTCAAGATGATTTTGGATCATCAGATAAACAAACTCTCAAGTACCAATCTATCAAATTCCTAGGGTTTGTAACATTAGTTTATCTTCTAGTCATCAACATTATTGGTGTCTCATCAGTTCTAGTGTATCTAGCCTGTGTTTCAAGTGCAAAAGATGTCCTAAGAAACAAGGGGCTAAAAACCTTCACTTTTGCTATTTTTACAGTTGTTTCAACCTTTGCTAGCTGTGGTTTTGTTCCAACGAACGAAAACATGATGGTATTTAGCAAGAACTCAGGTCTTCTTTTGATTCTAATCCCTCAAGTCCTTTTTGGAAACACATTATATCCAGCATGTTTGAGACTTTGTATTAAGTTCTTGGGAAAATTCTCTAAGAAAAGAGAAGCTAAATATTTGTTGAAGCATTCAAGAGAAATAAGACATCTCCACTTGCTTCCTAGCCAACATTCAAGATTATTAGTGGTCACAGTGTTTGGATTCATCTTGATCCAATTGATTATGTTTTGCTCTTTGGAGTGGAAATCTTCTTCTCTCAATGGACTAAATAGCTACCAGAAAATAGTGGGATCATTATTTCAAGTTGTGAATGCAAGGCACACTGGTGAAACCATTGTTGATATCTCCACTGTTTCCCCAGCCATTTTGGTGGTGTTCATAGTAATGAT GTATCTTCCTCCATACACATCATTTATACCAGTTAAAGGTGTTGGAGAGACCCCTGAAGAGACTGTAGGGGAAAAACAAGGAAGAGGAAAAGTTGCAAAAAATCTCATACTTTCCCAACTTTCTTATATATTCTTCTTCATTGTTCTAATTTGCATCACAGAAAGGAAACGGATGAAGGATGATCCACTCAACTTTAATGTGTTGAATATCACTCTTGAAGTCGTAAG TGCATATGGAAATGTTGGTTTCACAACAGGATATAGTTGTGATCGGATGATAAACAGATATACAACTTGTAAGAATAAAACGTATGGATTTGTAGGGAAATGGAGTGATGAAGGTAAATTAATTCTCATTATTGTAATGTTTTTCGGAAGATTGAAGAAGTTCAATATGCAAGGGGGAAAAGCATGGAAGCTCTTGTAA